AGCGCCACCGCGATCTCCCGCCAGGGCACCCCCGTCTGGTGCGACGCGTAAAAGATCGCCTCCAGCGCCCCGGGATGAATCTTGGTGTAGAGCGTATCCGCCTTCTTCTGGCAGGACTGCATGAACATCATGCTGGCCAGCATCGCGCACGCGATGAGCAGCATTACGATCACAAACGGTATATAAATGCGTTTTCTGATCCCCTGGTTCACAGATTCACTTCCTTCAGACAGTGGTGCCAGCCTACAGCTGCAGCAGCATGCACTCAATGGAATCGGTCAGCGCGATAAAGCTGGCCTCGATGATGTTGGGCGATACCCCCATGGTGCGCCAGGTACGCTGCCCGTCGCTGGATTCGATGTGCACGCGCACGCGCGATTCGGTGCCCGTGTCCGTATCGATCACCCGCACGCGAAAGTCCATCAGCCGCATGTGCGCAAGCTGCGGGAAGAAAACCGAGAGCGCCTTGCGCAGCGCTGTATCCAGCGCGTTGACCGGGCCGTTGCCCTGGCCCGCGGTGAGCTCCTGCTCGCCCCCCACCGCCACCTTGACGATGGCGGTGGCGCTCTCCCCCTCCAGCCACGGCTGGTCGCACTGCACGCGGAAGTCCACCACGTCAAAGAGCGGCTTGTGCTTGCCCAGCATTTTGTAGACCATCAGCTCAAAGGAGCTCTCCGCCCCCTCGAACTGGTAGCCCTCCATCTCCAGCTGCTTGAACGCCTCGAGGATATCCGCAAGCTTGGGGTCGTCGCGCGAAAGCTCGGGCGCGATGCGGCTGATGCGGGGCAGCAGCGAGGAGCGCCCCGCCACCTCGCTTAGCAGCGTGCGGCGCTCGTTGCCCACCGTCTCGGGCGGCACGTGCTCAAAGGATACCGGCGTCTTCATGATGGCGTCGATGTGCATGCCCCCCTTGTGGGCAAAGGCGCTGGCCCCCACGTAGGGGGCGCGCCCGGGCAGGGGCAGGTTGGCCTGCTGCGCCACAAAGCGCGAGATGCTCGTCAGCTGGGCCAGCGCCCCCTCGCCCAGCGCGTCCATGCCCATCTTGAGCACCAGGTTGGGGATCACCGTGCACAAATTGGCGTTGCCGCAGCGCTCCCCGTAGCCGTTGATGGTACCCTGCACCATGGACGCGCCCTGCGCCACAGCGGCCAGGCTGCCCGCCACGGCAAGGCCCGCGTCGTTGTGGCAGTGGATGGCCACCGGCACGCCGCACGCGCGCACCACCTGCGCGGTGATGCGGGCGATATCCTCGGTGAGGGTGCCCCCGTTGGTATCGCACAGGGTGACAACGTCCGCCCCCGAGGCGATTGCGCACGCGATGCACGCCATGGCGTAGGCCGCATCCTCCAGGTAGCCGTCAAAGAAGTGCTCCGCGTCAAAGATCACCTCTTTGCCACAGTCCTTTAAAAAGCGTACCGAATCCCCGATCATGCGCAGGTTCTCCTCGCACGTGGTGCGCAGCACCTGCTGCGCGTGCAGGCGGCTGCATTTGCCAAAGACCGCCACCGCGTCCGTGCCCGCCTCCGCCAGCGCGCGCAGGGCGGCATCGCAAGATGCGCGCGTTTCCGGCCGGCAGGTGGCCCCAAAGGCCGCCAGGCGCGCGTGCGCCAGCGCTTCTTTGCGCATGCGCTGGAAAAACGCCGCGTCCTTGGGGTTGGAGAAGGGGTTGCCCCCCTCGATATAATCCACGCCCAGATCGTCCAATCGGCGGGCAATGCGCACCTTATCCTCCAATGTGAAGGTCATACCCTCGCCCTGCACCCCGTCGCGCAGCGTCGTATCATATATGAGAATGCGGCGTTTCATGCCCTCCTCGCCCCCTTCAGCTGCGCGCGGACGCCTGCGCCAGCATGGCGCGCTCGTAGATGAGTTTGTTAAAGGCGTTGACCAGGGCGCGTGCGCTGGCCTCAATGATATCTGTGGAGATGCCCTTGCCCACCACGTTGTGCCCCCGCTCGTCGGTCACCTTGACGGTGACCTCGCCCAGCGCGTCCTTGCCGCCTGTGACCGCACGCAGGAAGTAGTCGTTGAGCTCCACCTCCATGCCCGCGGCGCGCTCCAGCGCGCGGAATACCGCATCCACCGGGCCGTCGCCCGTGGCGGCCTCCTGCAGCGATTCGCCCTCGCGCTCAAGCTGCACCGTTGCGGTGGCCAGCAGCGCGTTGCCCGATACGATATGGAAATACGCCAGCTTGTACACATCCGGAATGGTGGAGGCGTCCCCGCTTGCCAGCGCCTCCAGATCCTGGTCGGTGATGTGGCGCTTTTTATCCGCCAACGTCTTGAATTTTTCAAACAGCTCGTCCAGCTTCTCCGGCGTCAGCACGTAGCCCAGATCGCGCAGGCGCTCTTCCACCGCGTGGCGGCCAGAGTGCTTGCCAAGCACCATGCCGGAGTGGCCCGCGCCCACCGATTCGGGCGAGATGATCTCGTAGGTGCTGCGGTTGTGCAGCATGGCGTGCTGGTGGATGCCTGATTCGTGCAAAAAGACGTTCTTGCCCACCACCGGCTTATTGTGGGGGATGCGCAGGCCGCACACGCTCGCCACCAGTTTGGCGGTGCGGTAGAGCTGCTGCGTGACAATGCCCGTGGCGCAGCCGTAATACTGCGCGCGGGTGTAGAGCGCCATGACCACCTGCTCCAGCGGCGCGTTGCCCGCCCGCTCGCCCATGCCGCCCACCGTCACCTCCGCGTGCGTGGCGCCCGCCTCAATGCCCGCCAGGGTGTTGGCCACCGCAAGGCCCAAATCGTTGTGGCAGTGCACGCCAAAGGGCACGTCCTTTGCGCCGGGCACCTGCTCGCGCAGCGTGCTGACAAGGTTGTACATCTCCCCAGGCGTGATGTAGCCCACGGTATCGGCGATGTTGAGCACCGTCGCCCCCGCGCGCCGGGCGCAGGTGAGCGCCTCGATCAAAAACGCCTCCTCGCTGCGGGTGGCATCCTCACAGGAGAACTCCACGTCATCGCACAGCGTGCGCGCGTAGGCGATCGATGCGTCGATGGCAGAAAGCACTTCCTGCGGCGTCATGTTGAGCTTTTGCTGCATATGCAGCGCGCTTGTGGCGATAAAGATATGCAGGCGCGGCTTGGCCGCCTCGCGCAGCGCATCCCAGGCGCGGTCAATGTCCGCGCGCGTGGCCCGGCACAGGCCCGCCACCGTGCAGGTGCGCACCGCGCGCGCGATGGCGCGCACCGCCTCGAAATCCCCCGGGGAGGCGATGGGAAAGCCCGCCTCAATCGCATCCACGCCCAGCCGCTCCAGCTGCCGGGCGATCTGCAGCTTTTCCTCCGGGTTGAGGTTCATGCCCGGGGCCTGCTCCCCGTCGCGCAGCGTGGTATCGGCAATGGCAATCATCCGTTTCATCAAAACGTTCCTCCCCTTTTTACAGCCAGGCGTTGGCGTGCGCGCCCGCCGCCTGCGGCTGCGCGGCATATGTCACGCGCGGTATCCACACAAGGCGGTTCAGCGGCCAAACCACGGCAAAGGCGCGTCCCAGCACGGCGCTTTTCGCGATGGGCCCCACGCTGGAAGCGCGCGAGTCCATGGACTGGGAGCGGTGGTCGCCCATCACGAGGTAACTGTCCTCGGGCACCAGCGTCTCGGGC
Above is a window of Maliibacterium massiliense DNA encoding:
- a CDS encoding 2-isopropylmalate synthase; translation: MKRMIAIADTTLRDGEQAPGMNLNPEEKLQIARQLERLGVDAIEAGFPIASPGDFEAVRAIARAVRTCTVAGLCRATRADIDRAWDALREAAKPRLHIFIATSALHMQQKLNMTPQEVLSAIDASIAYARTLCDDVEFSCEDATRSEEAFLIEALTCARRAGATVLNIADTVGYITPGEMYNLVSTLREQVPGAKDVPFGVHCHNDLGLAVANTLAGIEAGATHAEVTVGGMGERAGNAPLEQVVMALYTRAQYYGCATGIVTQQLYRTAKLVASVCGLRIPHNKPVVGKNVFLHESGIHQHAMLHNRSTYEIISPESVGAGHSGMVLGKHSGRHAVEERLRDLGYVLTPEKLDELFEKFKTLADKKRHITDQDLEALASGDASTIPDVYKLAYFHIVSGNALLATATVQLEREGESLQEAATGDGPVDAVFRALERAAGMEVELNDYFLRAVTGGKDALGEVTVKVTDERGHNVVGKGISTDIIEASARALVNAFNKLIYERAMLAQASARS
- the cimA gene encoding citramalate synthase → MKRRILIYDTTLRDGVQGEGMTFTLEDKVRIARRLDDLGVDYIEGGNPFSNPKDAAFFQRMRKEALAHARLAAFGATCRPETRASCDAALRALAEAGTDAVAVFGKCSRLHAQQVLRTTCEENLRMIGDSVRFLKDCGKEVIFDAEHFFDGYLEDAAYAMACIACAIASGADVVTLCDTNGGTLTEDIARITAQVVRACGVPVAIHCHNDAGLAVAGSLAAVAQGASMVQGTINGYGERCGNANLCTVIPNLVLKMGMDALGEGALAQLTSISRFVAQQANLPLPGRAPYVGASAFAHKGGMHIDAIMKTPVSFEHVPPETVGNERRTLLSEVAGRSSLLPRISRIAPELSRDDPKLADILEAFKQLEMEGYQFEGAESSFELMVYKMLGKHKPLFDVVDFRVQCDQPWLEGESATAIVKVAVGGEQELTAGQGNGPVNALDTALRKALSVFFPQLAHMRLMDFRVRVIDTDTGTESRVRVHIESSDGQRTWRTMGVSPNIIEASFIALTDSIECMLLQL